From the genome of Geminocystis herdmanii PCC 6308, one region includes:
- a CDS encoding aspartate-semialdehyde dehydrogenase: MSNPVNVAILGATGAVGTEIIDLLIERNFPIKELKLLSSPRSAGQKIAFKDELIEVQAVDENSFKNVDIVLASAGGSTSKIWADSIVSSGAVMIDNSSAFRMRDDVPLVVPEINPEDAFKHKGIIANPNCTTILMGVALYPLHQIQPIKRIIVSTYQSASGAGARAMEEVKIQSQAILNAENPIAEVLPYPLAFNLFPHNSPLMDNNYCEEEMKMVNETRKIFHDDSLRISATCVRVPVLRAHSEAINIEFAQPFSVDKAREIIAKSAGVKLLEDWDKNYFPMPMDATGKDDVLVGRIRQDISNENSIELWLCGDQIRKGAALNAVQIAELLIN, encoded by the coding sequence TTGTCTAATCCAGTGAATGTCGCTATTTTAGGAGCAACGGGTGCAGTTGGTACAGAAATTATTGATTTATTAATTGAACGTAATTTTCCCATTAAAGAGTTAAAATTATTATCTTCCCCTCGCTCGGCGGGACAAAAAATCGCCTTTAAAGATGAGTTAATTGAAGTTCAAGCCGTTGATGAAAATTCCTTTAAAAATGTCGATATTGTCTTAGCTTCCGCAGGAGGCTCAACTTCTAAAATCTGGGCAGATTCGATCGTATCATCAGGAGCAGTTATGATTGACAACTCCAGTGCATTTCGCATGAGAGACGATGTTCCGCTAGTTGTACCCGAAATCAATCCTGAAGATGCTTTTAAGCACAAAGGAATCATTGCTAACCCCAATTGCACAACTATTTTAATGGGGGTTGCTCTCTATCCCTTACATCAAATTCAACCCATAAAAAGAATTATAGTTTCTACTTATCAATCCGCTAGTGGTGCAGGAGCAAGGGCGATGGAAGAAGTAAAAATCCAAAGCCAAGCTATCTTAAACGCTGAAAATCCCATAGCAGAAGTGTTACCTTATCCTTTAGCCTTCAATCTTTTTCCCCATAATTCCCCCCTGATGGATAATAACTATTGTGAGGAGGAGATGAAAATGGTTAATGAGACACGCAAAATTTTTCATGATGATTCTTTGCGTATCAGTGCTACTTGTGTGAGAGTGCCAGTATTAAGGGCACATTCGGAAGCCATTAATATTGAATTTGCTCAACCTTTTTCTGTGGATAAAGCTAGAGAAATTATCGCTAAATCAGCAGGGGTAAAATTATTAGAAGATTGGGATAAAAATTATTTCCCTATGCCTATGGATGCCACAGGAAAAGACGATGTTTTAGTAGGAAGAATTAGACAAGATATTTCTAACGAAAATTCGATCGAACTCTGGTTATGTGGTGATCAAATTCGTAAAGGTGCGGCTTTAAATGCTGTACAAATTGCCGAGTTATTAATCAATTAA
- the hemB gene encoding porphobilinogen synthase, producing the protein MFPINRPRRLRQNPQLRRMVQETILTANDLIYPLFAVPGSSIAKEVVSMPGVYQLSVDKIVEEAKEVYDLGIPAIILFGIPTEKDNDATGAWHDCGIVQKAATAVKEAVPDLVVIADTCLCEYTPHGHCGYLEVGDLAGRVLNDPTLELLKKTAVSQAKAGADIIAPSGMMDGFVTSIRQALDEAGFENTPILSYAAKYASAYYGPFRDAAESAPSHGDRRTYQMNPGNALEALKEVELDIAEGADMLMVKPALSYMDIIWRVKEMTNLPVAAYNVSGEYSMVKAAALNGWIDEKKVTLETLTSFKRAGADLILTYHAKDAVRWLNEVTF; encoded by the coding sequence ATGTTTCCTATTAATCGTCCTCGTCGTTTGCGCCAAAATCCTCAACTGCGACGCATGGTGCAAGAAACCATTTTAACGGCTAATGATTTGATTTATCCCTTGTTTGCAGTACCCGGTAGTTCGATCGCCAAAGAAGTTGTATCCATGCCCGGTGTCTATCAATTATCCGTGGACAAAATTGTGGAAGAAGCCAAAGAAGTCTATGATTTAGGCATTCCTGCCATTATTTTATTTGGTATTCCCACCGAGAAAGACAATGACGCTACGGGAGCATGGCACGATTGCGGAATAGTACAAAAAGCCGCTACCGCCGTTAAAGAAGCTGTACCCGATTTAGTAGTCATTGCTGATACTTGTCTTTGTGAATACACTCCCCATGGGCATTGTGGTTATTTAGAAGTAGGAGATTTAGCAGGGCGAGTATTAAATGATCCTACCCTTGAGTTACTGAAAAAAACCGCCGTTTCCCAAGCAAAAGCAGGGGCGGATATTATTGCGCCATCGGGCATGATGGATGGTTTTGTTACGTCCATTCGTCAAGCCTTAGATGAGGCAGGTTTTGAAAATACTCCTATCCTATCCTATGCCGCTAAATATGCTTCAGCCTATTATGGCCCTTTTCGAGATGCCGCTGAATCTGCGCCTAGTCATGGTGATAGACGCACTTACCAGATGAATCCCGGTAACGCCCTTGAAGCCTTAAAAGAAGTGGAATTAGACATCGCTGAGGGTGCAGATATGCTCATGGTAAAACCTGCTTTATCCTATATGGATATAATTTGGCGTGTTAAAGAAATGACTAATTTACCCGTAGCCGCCTATAACGTTTCCGGAGAATATTCTATGGTGAAAGCCGCCGCGCTCAATGGTTGGATTGACGAGAAAAAAGTTACCCTTGAAACCTTAACCAGTTTTAAACGTGCTGGTGCAGACTTGATTTTAACTTATCATGCTAAAGATGCGGTACGTTGGCTCAATGAGGTGACTTTTTAG
- a CDS encoding pentapeptide repeat-containing protein: protein MSNLLTLDLSHIRNGEIQDLQGVNLNGCNLSGGNLAKVNFSSGTLMGANLTGANLQGAILRCNLRGADLTGADLQGADLRGADLRGTILLSAQVNNISLAGAFLGGAILTHLDLRGADLRGADLRGANLVGACLQNTDLSNSNLSGADLSQADMEEANLIGAVFLGANLQGANLLCASIEVSALDYCFKEGICLEGIYN, encoded by the coding sequence ATGAGTAATCTCTTAACCCTTGATTTATCCCATATTCGCAACGGTGAAATTCAAGATTTACAAGGAGTAAATTTAAACGGATGTAATCTGTCAGGTGGAAATTTAGCTAAGGTTAATTTTTCTAGTGGTACGTTAATGGGAGCAAATTTGACGGGGGCAAACCTACAAGGTGCAATCTTACGTTGCAATCTCAGGGGGGCAGATTTGACAGGGGCAGATTTACAGGGTGCAGATTTACGAGGTGCAGATTTACGAGGTACAATTTTGTTATCGGCACAAGTCAATAATATCAGTTTAGCAGGAGCGTTTTTAGGCGGTGCGATTCTAACTCATTTAGATTTACGAGGTGCAGATTTACGAGGTGCAGATTTACGAGGTGCGAATCTGGTAGGAGCTTGTTTACAAAATACAGATTTAAGTAATTCTAATCTTAGTGGTGCAGATTTGTCTCAAGCAGACATGGAAGAAGCTAATTTGATAGGCGCTGTTTTTCTCGGTGCAAATTTACAAGGGGCAAATCTCTTATGTGCTTCGATCGAAGTTAGTGCTTTAGACTATTGTTTTAAAGAGGGAATTTGTCTTGAGGGCATTTATAATTAG